A stretch of the Pan paniscus chromosome 2, NHGRI_mPanPan1-v2.0_pri, whole genome shotgun sequence genome encodes the following:
- the HHLA2 gene encoding HERV-H LTR-associating protein 2 isoform X3, with the protein MKAQTALSFFLILITSLSGSQGIFPLAFFTYVPMNEQIVIGRLDEDIILPSSFERGSEVVIHWKYQDSYKVHSYYKGSDHLESQDPRYANRTSLFYNEIQNGNASLFFRRVSLLDEGIYTCYVGTAIQVITNKVVLKVGVFLTPVMKYEKRNTNSFLICSVLSVYPRPIITWKMDNTPISENNMEETGSLDSFSINSPLNITGSNSSYECTIENSLLKQTWTGRWTMKDGLHKMQSEHVSLSCQPVNDYFSPNQDFKVTWSRMKSGTFSILAYYLSSSQNTIINESRFSWNKELINQSDFSMNLMDLNLSDSGEYLCNISSDEYTLLTIHTVHVEPSQETASHNKGLWILVPSVILAAFLLIWTVKRCRERYCVPPGEHCPSAPDNGEENVPLSGKV; encoded by the exons ATGAAGGCACAGACAGCACTgtctttcttcctcattctcatAACATCTCTGAGTGGATCTCAAG GCATATTCCCTTTGGCTTTCTTCACTTATGTTCCTATGAATGAACAAATCGTCATTGGAAGACTTGATGAAGATATAATTCTCCCTTCTTCATTTGAGAGGGGATCCGAAGTCGTAATACACTGGAAGTATCAAGATAGCTATAAGGTTCACAGTTACTACAAAGGCAGTGACCATTTGGAAAGCCAAGATCCCAGATATGCAAACAGGACATCCCTTTTCTATAATGAGATTCAAAATGGGAATGCATCGCTATTTTTCAGAAGAGTAAGCCTTCTGGACGAAGGAATTTACACCTGCTATGTAGGAACAGCAATTCAAGTGATTACAAACAAAGTGGTGCTAAAGGTGGGAG TTTTTCTCACACCCGTGATGAAGTATGAAAAGAGGAACACAAACAGCTTCTTAATATGCAGCGTGTTAAGTGTTTATCCTCGTCCAATTATCACGTGGAAAATGGACAACACACCTATCTCTGAAAACAACATGGAAGAAACAGGGTCTTTGGATTCTTTTTCTATTAACAGCCCACTGAATattacaggatcaaattcatcTTATGAATGTACAATTGAAAATTCACTGCTGAAGCAAACATGGACAGGGCGCTGGACAATGAAAG ATGGCCTTCATAAAATGCAAAGTGAACACGTTTCACTCTCATGTCAACCtgtaaatgattatttttcacCAAACCAAGACTTCAAAGTTACTTGGTCCAGAATGAAAAGTGGGACTTTCTCTATCCTGGCTTACTATCTGAGCTCCTCACAAAATACAATTATCAATGAATCCCGATTCTCATGGAACAAAGAGCTGATAAACCAGAGTGActtctctatgaatttgatgGATCTTAATCTTTCAGACAGTGGGGAATATTTATgcaatatttcttcagatgaatATACTTTACTTACCATCCACACAGTGCATGTAG aaccgAGCCAAGAAACAGCTTCCCATAACAAAGGCTTATGGATTTTGGTGCCCTCTGTGATTTTGGCAGCTTTTCTGCTGATTTGGACAGTAAAACGTTGCAGAG aaagATATTGTGTCCCTCCTGGTGAGCACTGTCCCAGTGCACCCGATAATGGCGAAGAAAATGTG CCTCTTTCAGGAAAAGTATAG
- the HHLA2 gene encoding HERV-H LTR-associating protein 2 isoform X2, whose protein sequence is MKAQTALSFFLILITSLSGSQGIFPLAFFTYVPMNEQIVIGRLDEDIILPSSFERGSEVVIHWKYQDSYKVHSYYKGSDHLESQDPRYANRTSLFYNEIQNGNASLFFRRVSLLDEGIYTCYVGTAIQVITNKVVLKVGVFLTPVMKYEKRNTNSFLICSVLSVYPRPIITWKMDNTPISENNMEETGSLDSFSINSPLNITGSNSSYECTIENSLLKQTWTGRWTMKDGLHKMQSEHVSLSCQPVNDYFSPNQDFKVTWSRMKSGTFSILAYYLSSSQNTIINESRFSWNKELINQSDFSMNLMDLNLSDSGEYLCNISSDEYTLLTIHTVHVEPSQETASHNKGLWILVPSVILAAFLLIWTVKRCRAQPEARRSRHPADGAQQERYCVPPGEHCPSAPDNGEENVPLSGKV, encoded by the exons ATGAAGGCACAGACAGCACTgtctttcttcctcattctcatAACATCTCTGAGTGGATCTCAAG GCATATTCCCTTTGGCTTTCTTCACTTATGTTCCTATGAATGAACAAATCGTCATTGGAAGACTTGATGAAGATATAATTCTCCCTTCTTCATTTGAGAGGGGATCCGAAGTCGTAATACACTGGAAGTATCAAGATAGCTATAAGGTTCACAGTTACTACAAAGGCAGTGACCATTTGGAAAGCCAAGATCCCAGATATGCAAACAGGACATCCCTTTTCTATAATGAGATTCAAAATGGGAATGCATCGCTATTTTTCAGAAGAGTAAGCCTTCTGGACGAAGGAATTTACACCTGCTATGTAGGAACAGCAATTCAAGTGATTACAAACAAAGTGGTGCTAAAGGTGGGAG TTTTTCTCACACCCGTGATGAAGTATGAAAAGAGGAACACAAACAGCTTCTTAATATGCAGCGTGTTAAGTGTTTATCCTCGTCCAATTATCACGTGGAAAATGGACAACACACCTATCTCTGAAAACAACATGGAAGAAACAGGGTCTTTGGATTCTTTTTCTATTAACAGCCCACTGAATattacaggatcaaattcatcTTATGAATGTACAATTGAAAATTCACTGCTGAAGCAAACATGGACAGGGCGCTGGACAATGAAAG ATGGCCTTCATAAAATGCAAAGTGAACACGTTTCACTCTCATGTCAACCtgtaaatgattatttttcacCAAACCAAGACTTCAAAGTTACTTGGTCCAGAATGAAAAGTGGGACTTTCTCTATCCTGGCTTACTATCTGAGCTCCTCACAAAATACAATTATCAATGAATCCCGATTCTCATGGAACAAAGAGCTGATAAACCAGAGTGActtctctatgaatttgatgGATCTTAATCTTTCAGACAGTGGGGAATATTTATgcaatatttcttcagatgaatATACTTTACTTACCATCCACACAGTGCATGTAG aaccgAGCCAAGAAACAGCTTCCCATAACAAAGGCTTATGGATTTTGGTGCCCTCTGTGATTTTGGCAGCTTTTCTGCTGATTTGGACAGTAAAACGTTGCAGAG CCCAGCCAGAAGCCAGGAGGAGCAGACACCCTGCTGATGGAGCCCAACAAG aaagATATTGTGTCCCTCCTGGTGAGCACTGTCCCAGTGCACCCGATAATGGCGAAGAAAATGTG CCTCTTTCAGGAAAAGTATAG
- the HHLA2 gene encoding HERV-H LTR-associating protein 2 isoform X1, producing MKAQTALSFFLILITSLSGSQGIFPLAFFTYVPMNEQIVIGRLDEDIILPSSFERGSEVVIHWKYQDSYKVHSYYKGSDHLESQDPRYANRTSLFYNEIQNGNASLFFRRVSLLDEGIYTCYVGTAIQVITNKVVLKVGVFLTPVMKYEKRNTNSFLICSVLSVYPRPIITWKMDNTPISENNMEETGSLDSFSINSPLNITGSNSSYECTIENSLLKQTWTGRWTMKDGLHKMQSEHVSLSCQPVNDYFSPNQDFKVTWSRMKSGTFSILAYYLSSSQNTIINESRFSWNKELINQSDFSMNLMDLNLSDSGEYLCNISSDEYTLLTIHTVHVEPSQETASHNKGLWILVPSVILAAFLLIWTVKRCRAQPEARRSRHPADGAQQERYCVPPGEHCPSAPDNGEENVVRHYFLYQTIYSIKMLL from the exons ATGAAGGCACAGACAGCACTgtctttcttcctcattctcatAACATCTCTGAGTGGATCTCAAG GCATATTCCCTTTGGCTTTCTTCACTTATGTTCCTATGAATGAACAAATCGTCATTGGAAGACTTGATGAAGATATAATTCTCCCTTCTTCATTTGAGAGGGGATCCGAAGTCGTAATACACTGGAAGTATCAAGATAGCTATAAGGTTCACAGTTACTACAAAGGCAGTGACCATTTGGAAAGCCAAGATCCCAGATATGCAAACAGGACATCCCTTTTCTATAATGAGATTCAAAATGGGAATGCATCGCTATTTTTCAGAAGAGTAAGCCTTCTGGACGAAGGAATTTACACCTGCTATGTAGGAACAGCAATTCAAGTGATTACAAACAAAGTGGTGCTAAAGGTGGGAG TTTTTCTCACACCCGTGATGAAGTATGAAAAGAGGAACACAAACAGCTTCTTAATATGCAGCGTGTTAAGTGTTTATCCTCGTCCAATTATCACGTGGAAAATGGACAACACACCTATCTCTGAAAACAACATGGAAGAAACAGGGTCTTTGGATTCTTTTTCTATTAACAGCCCACTGAATattacaggatcaaattcatcTTATGAATGTACAATTGAAAATTCACTGCTGAAGCAAACATGGACAGGGCGCTGGACAATGAAAG ATGGCCTTCATAAAATGCAAAGTGAACACGTTTCACTCTCATGTCAACCtgtaaatgattatttttcacCAAACCAAGACTTCAAAGTTACTTGGTCCAGAATGAAAAGTGGGACTTTCTCTATCCTGGCTTACTATCTGAGCTCCTCACAAAATACAATTATCAATGAATCCCGATTCTCATGGAACAAAGAGCTGATAAACCAGAGTGActtctctatgaatttgatgGATCTTAATCTTTCAGACAGTGGGGAATATTTATgcaatatttcttcagatgaatATACTTTACTTACCATCCACACAGTGCATGTAG aaccgAGCCAAGAAACAGCTTCCCATAACAAAGGCTTATGGATTTTGGTGCCCTCTGTGATTTTGGCAGCTTTTCTGCTGATTTGGACAGTAAAACGTTGCAGAG CCCAGCCAGAAGCCAGGAGGAGCAGACACCCTGCTGATGGAGCCCAACAAG aaagATATTGTGTCCCTCCTGGTGAGCACTGTCCCAGTGCACCCGATAATGGCGAAGAAAATGTGGTAAGGCATTATTTCCTTTATCAAACCATATACAGTATAAAAATGCTTCTTTAA